The DNA region GTATTCCATACATTCTTCCAAAGTCATTTCTTTTTTAGGAGTGATACGTACGGTACCATCACTACCAGATGCACGCATATTGGTCAATTTTTTACCTTCCGTTGCATTTACATTCAAATCTCCTGGTTTGATATGTTCAGCAATGATCTGACCGATATAAACTTCATCTCCTGGATCGATAAAGAAAGTACCACGATCTTGTAATTTATCGATAGAATATGCGGTAGTAGTACCTTGGTTTTTAGATATCAATACACCATTGTTACGGCTAGGAATTGGTCCTTTCCATGGTTTGTAATCGATAAATGTGTGTGCCATAATTGCTTCACCAGCAGTCGCAGTCAACATATTAGAACGCAAACCGATCAAGCCACGAGATGGAATTTCAAATTCCAAATGTTGCATATCTCCTTTGCTTTCCATTACATTCATTTCCCCTTTACGTTGTGTAACAAGGTCAATAACTTTACCACTAAAATCAGCAGGAACATCTACAACCAATGTTTCAAATGGTTCATGTTTTTTACCATCGATTGTTTTTGTCAATACTTGAGGTTGACCAACAGTCAATTCATAACCTTCACGACGCATAGATTCGATCAATACACCCAAGTGAAGAATACCACGACCAAATACTAAGAATTTATCTGCTGAGTCTGTATCTTGAATACGTAATGCTAAGTTCTTTTCAGTTTCAGCTAAAAGACGATCACGTAAGTGACGAGAAGTAACAAATTTACCATCACGACCAAAGAAAGGAGAGGTGTTGATACCAAACATCATGCTCATAGTAGGCTCGTCTACTTTGATAGCTGGCAATGCTTCCTGTACTTCGAAATCAGAAATAGTATCTCCGATATTGAAACCTTCCAAACCAACTACTGCACAGATATCTCCAGCGACAACTTCATCTACCTTGCGTTTACCCATTCCTTCAAATACGTAAAGCTCTTTCACTTTATTTCTCTTAACAACGCCATCAGTTTGCATTAAAGCGATGTTTTGGCCTTCCTTGATAGAGCCACGAGTCACTTTACCAACGGCAATACGACCTAAGAATGAAGAATAATCTAAAGAGGTAATTTGCATTTGCAATGGACCTTCCGATACTTTAGGTTCTGGTACATATTTCAAAATGCCATCCATCAATGGAGTGATATCTTCAGATGGAGTTAAACTATCGTTGAACCAACCATTTTTACCACTACCGTAGAATGTAGGGAAGTCTAATTGTTCTTCTGTAGCATCCAAATTGAAGAAAAGTTCAAAAACTTGATCATGCACTTCGTCAGGACGGCAGTTATCTTTGTCAACCTTGTTGATAACAACTATAGGTTTCAAATTTAATTGTAATGCTTTTTGTAATACAAAACGAGTTTGAGGCATAGGTCCTTCAAACGCATCGACCAATAAGATAACGCCATCAGCCATTTTCAATACACGCTCAACTTCACCACCAAAGTCAGAGTGACCTGGAGTATCAATAACGTTAATTTTGATACCTTTATAGGTTACAGCAGCGTTTTTACTGAAGATAGTGATACCACGCTCTCTTTCCAAAGGGTTGCTATCCATGATTAATTCACCAGTTTCCTGATTGTCACGGAATACATTCGTAGAATGCAAAATGCGGTCTACCAAAGTGGTTTTACCATGGTCAACGTGCGCAATAATGGCGATATTTCTAATATCCATTGTTCGATTTTTAATGATAATGAGCAGCTAAAAGCTCTTTTTAAGGGCGCAAAGGTACGAATTTTACACTGTTTAATAAAAAAAGCTAAATTATTTTTATATTATTGTGATAAATTTTGTAGGAATGAAAAGTTTAGGCACATTAATCAGTATACACAAAGGGAAAAAATTATATCAAATTATATACACAATTCCCATTGTAATATTATTGCTGATGTGCTATCCTATTGGAAAAGTCATATTGAATACCTCCGCTGATAATAGATTTATGTTATATGTGTTACTTGGAATGAACACACTTTTGATTGTTATCTTGTTGATATTTATGAGAAGAAGCCGACCCTCATTTTATTTTGAGTTATTTGAAAATGGAGTGCGACTGGTCTACAATAATGTTAAAAAAGAACCGAAAGAAATTTTATTTGAGGATATTTCAAATTATTGGCAGTATAGACTACCGTTAAATAATCAATATCCCAATATTTTAGTTTTTGAATATAATAAAAAGGATTTAGTTGGTATTAATACCAAATTCAATGCTTCTAGCGCATTTATTAAAAAATTTATAGAAAGATTTGGGGAGATACATCTGTCGATTCTTAAAGAAGCAATCTCGAATGGCGGTAGAATAGATTTCTTTCTCTTACCGTCTACCACACCTCAGACTATACTCGCAGAAGATGCTTTTTTACCGTTCATCAAAAATCTGACTTTTTCAAAAATATCCTTGGATAAATTCACGTTATTTGATGGAGAAAAAGCCGAAAGTATTTCATCTATAAGTAGTGCCAAAATAAATCCAGTAACCAGAGCCTTAACTATATTTTCAACTTCTGGAGCAGTGGTATTCGAATATGAATATGATCTAGTAAGTAAACCTGACCTATTACTACAAATGATCAATTTCTTGACGGAAAAAAAGACGGTTATATCGTAAAAAAAAGTAAAATGTAATCTATTGTGCCAGATTATTAAATATCGGCACAAGCCTTGTGAGTAATTAGTTTGGTAAGTATATAGTATACCCAACGAAATATTATTTTAACTCGTACAAGTATGAGTAGGGATCGCTTTTTGCAAATTAAATTAGCTCGTAAATGAAAAAGATATTATTGGATGTGGAGAGAATGAAATATGCGAATAACGGATTATTCCATTTTTGTTCTCAATTGATTAATGCAATCGCTTCGCAGCCGAATTTTCAGCAAAATGAGCAATTTTCTTTATTCGCTCCTCCTGCAATTATTGAGGATTATAAAGATGCTTTCGAAATTTTTAAATTTAGATCACTGTATAAATTTTTTCTGCCTTTTACGGGCAAATATGATATATGGCATTCTACTTTTCAAAATACGCGTTATTTCCCGTATCATTTTAGAGGTAAAATAGTGTATACTGTCCATGATTTCAATTTCATGTATGAAGCCAAGTTTGAAACTAAGCGAGTTCAGATATTAAAGGATATTCAGAAAAAAGTAGATCGAGCAGATGTTATAGTTGCTATATCAAAATTTGTAAAATCAGAAATTGAAAAATATTGTCAAGTAGATGTGGCAAAAATTGTTGTCATTTATAATGGTTGTAATATCCTTGAAAAACCTAAATTTGAAGCTCCGAAAGTCAAGCCTAATTTGCCATTTTTCTTTACAATAGGAACTATATTAGAAAAGAAAAATTTTAAAGTATTACCTTCTATGTTACTTAAAAATGATTATGATCTAGTTATAGCAGGAGAACATTCAGATTATTCTTATTGTCAAAAAATATGGGAAAGAGCCAAATATTTCGGGGTGAGTAAGCGTGTCCGTTTAATAGGTGCGATATCTGACAACGAAAAAAATTGGTATTTAAAAAACTGTCAAGCATTACCTTTTCCATCCTTAGCAGAAGGGTTTGGTTTGCCTGTTTTGGAAGCGATGCATTTTGGAAAACCTACTATATTGTCGAAGTTAACCTCTTTGCCAGAAATTGGTGGAGCTCAAGCATATTATTATGATAATTTTGAGCCAGATCACATAGCCGAAAGGACGATGGAAGTGATGGCTGATTATAATACGGATGTTTTGGGCAAATCTGATGCTATTAAAGCGCATGCAGGGCAGTTTACTTGGGAAGGCGCAGCAAAAAAATATAATGAAATATATAAAAGATTATTGGATTAGAGAATATAATGAAGAAGATAATTAATTTAATAAAATCATTATTTTTTTTTAAGGCAAAAAAAATAGACAATTGCTATATTTCCATTTGTTGCATTCAAAAGGATGAAAATGAATATTTATTAGAATGGATAGATTACCATCAGAAAATAGGTGTTGAACATTTCTATATTTATAATAATGATAGTCAAATATCTCCCAAACCACTTTTAAGAAAACATCTTAAAAGTGGTTTGGTTACGTTAATTAACATTCCAGGGAAGAATCAGCAATTAAATGCTTATAATTTGTGTATTCAAAAATATGGCAGTTTGTCAAAATGGATTGCATTTATTGATATTGATGAATTTATAGTGCCAAAAAGTACTAATGGAAATTTAAGAGAATTTTTAGAAAAATTTGAAGATTATGGAGCAGTGGGTGTTAATTGGTTAATTTTTGGATCCAATGGCCATAAAGTCAGGAATGGAGAATCCGTTATTAATAAGTTTTTAAAGCGAAGTGCGGGCTCTACATTAATTAATACACACATTAAATCAATTGTGCAGCCTAAATACGTTTTGAGAAATGACAATCCCCATTTTTTCTGGTATTTAGATGATAAATTTTGTGTTAATGAGAATTATGAAAAGATAAATGGGCCATTTTCACCACATAGTTCAGAAAAAATACAGATTAACCATTATCAATGCAAGTCTGAGGAAGAGTATATGGATAGGATTAAAAGGGGATGTGCTGATGGACGCCCCGATGTATATAAAATGCAGAGTTTTTTTGATGTTGATAAGATCGCAAACGAAGTAATTGATGAGTCTGCAGTTAATATCTATAATAAATTGAAGAAGTTATAATTATATATGAACAAAACTAATACATCGCAAATATTGAACTTAGAAAACAGTGATGCGATTTTTTGGGAGCCTATTAGAAATTTGAAAGATTCTGCTTGGGCAGGACACATACCATTTGCACATTGGATAATGTCCATATTTCACCCTAATATATTTGTAGAATTAGGTACGCATTCTGGAGTGTCTTACAGTGCATTCTGTAATAGTGTAAAAAAAAATAAATTTGACACTAAATGCTTCGCTATAGACACCTGGTTAGGGGATAGTCAAGCTGGACTATATTCAAAAGATATATTTGGAGAACTTGATGAATTTAATAAGAATAATTTTGCGAATTTCTCCACTCTTATTAGATCTACATTTGATGATGCAGTAAAGAGCTTCGACGATGATTCAATAGACTTGCTTCATATAGATGGTTTTCATAGTTATGATGCTGTAAACCACGATTTTGAAACATGGCTACCTAAAATGAAGGAAAATGGAATTGTAATACTTCATGACACAAATGAAACTCAAGAAGGTTTTGGGGTATGGAAGTTTTGGAAAGAATTAGAAAATAAATATGTCAATCATTTTCATTTCTTACATTGCCACGGTTTAGGTATAGTATATTTAGGGTCTGAATTGCCATTTAATCTCCTATCTTTTTTTCAAAATAGTGAATATGATACAGAATTAATTAGAAACATATTTTCGACTGTTGGAGGTAAATATGAAAAAGAACTACAATTAATTTTGGAACAAGATAATTTTCAACATATTAATTTAGAACAAAAAAATCAATATGAAGAAAAAATATTATCACTTGAAAATCATTTTGAAGACGTAAAGCATTATTGGGAGGAGAATGAAAAGGAAATAATTGAAGAAAAAAATAATCAACTTCAAATTTTAAAAGACTCTTTTAAAAGCGAATTAAATGGTAAGACAAAAGAAATTAATAGTCTTTATAGCAATATTTGGTTATTTAATACACAAGTTCAATCTTTAGAAAAAGACTCTCTATGGAGATATCTGAGGAAACATCCTGGATTAAAAAGGTTTTTGACTAAATATATAGGTTATATAAGAGCTAGTTTAAAAGGTCGATTAAAACAAGAAAGAAAGCGTTATAAAAGAGCCCAAAGACATGTACCTATAATCGAAAATTCTTCTTTTTTTGATCAAGATTGGTATAAAAGAAAATATTTTGATGTAGTTTATTCTGGTTTTTCGCCTGCCATGCATTATGCCTTGTTTGGCAAAGACGGAAGACTGCCTAGTCCTTTGTTTAATGCACAGATGTATCAAGATCAATATCATGATGTTAAAAATTCTGATTTTGTGCCATTAGTTCATTATGAATTACATGGAAAATTAGAAAACAGATATTTTCAAGATTGTAAGGATATCGATCAAAGTCATATAAAAATAGATGCATTAGCCCAAAATACACTTGTAATTGAAGAAAATAGACTTTATGAGAATTGGCAGGAAATAATAGAAAAACCCCATAACGAGGGATTATTGCAACGACTAGAAGTTATAAATGATTTCGATAAAAAAGATGCTAATTATGTTCCACTATTTTCAATAATAGTTCCTACATATAATACACCTAAAAAATTGTTAGAGAAGTGTATTAATTCTGTATTGAATCAAACATTTCAAAATTGGGAGTTATGTATAGCAGATGATGCATCAACCAATAAATCGACAATTTCCACTTTAAAATATTTTGAGAAAAAGGATTCAAGAATTAAAGTTGATTATAGAAAAGAGAATGGACATATTTCTGCTGCTAGCAACTCAGCATTAAAGTTTGCTAATGGTCAGTTTATTGTTTTGTTAGATCATGATGATGAATTAGTTCATACTGCCCTACAAGAGGTTGCAATGTCGATTTCTGAAAATCCCGATGCTAAAATTTTTTATTCTGATGAGGATAAGTATGATAGAGATGGTAATAGAATTCATCCTTATTTTAAACCGGACTTCTCTTTAGACTTATTATTTTCTCAAAATTATATCTGCCATTTAGCAGTCTATCAGAAAAAAATAATTGAAAAAATTGGTGGATTCAGAGTTGGATTTGAGGGTAGTCAAGACTACGATTTGATACTTAGAGCTGTTCGTGAAGTTGGAGATGAAAAACTTATAATACACATTCCAAGAATATTATATCATTGGAGAATGACTGATAGCTCAACTGCTAGCAGCCATGAAAATAAACCTTATGCTGCAATAGCGGGACAAAAAGCTTTGCAATCTTATTTTGATTTTGATAATTCTGGTGTGCAGGTGAGTATGTTAACGGATGGTCGTTACAAAACGAGTTGGCCCATCCCGAATCCATCTCCTTTAATAAGTTTAATCATTGGCACAAGGGATGGGTATGAAGAACTTAAGACCTGTATTGATTCAATCTTAATAAAAACAAAATATCCAAATTTTGAAATTATAATTGTTGATAACCAATCAACGGATAAGGAGACTCTACAATATTTTGATGCGCTTAGAAGTAACCCAAAAATTTCTGTTATTTCTTATAACGATCACTTTAATTATTCTGCAATAAATAATTTAGGCGTTCAATCTGCTAAAGGTGATATTATAGGGTTATTAAATAATGATATCGAGATTCTTAATGAAGATTGGCTTTCTGAAATGGTAAGCTTATGTTTAAGAAAAGACATTGGTTGCGTAGGAGCTAAGCTTCTTTATCCAGACGGTACTATTCAACATGCAGGTGTCGTGCTTGGACTAGGTGGCATTGCTGGACATCCTCATAAATTTAATAGGAGTGACGCTGAGGGGTATTTTAGATTACTTAAAATCGTACATAATGTAAGTGCCGTAACAGGAGCTGCACTACTTGTAAAAAAAGAGATATTTTTAGAGGTGGGTGGTTTGGACGAAAAGGATTTAAAAGTGGCATTTAATGATGTTGATTTTTGCATTAAAGTAAGAGAAGCTGGTTATAGAAATATTTGGACTCCTTTTGCCACAATAAGACATCATGAATCTAAAAGTCGAGGGGAAGATAATACTCCCGAAAAATATGATAGATTTATGAATGAAATTGAAGTTATGAAAAAAAGATGGGGGCATTTGCTATTTCGAGATCCTTATTATAATCCAAATCTATCATTAGAGAATCAAGGCTATACAATTATAATTTCCTAATCAGAAATGGCGAAAAAAATAGTATTGTTAGGTATGCCTGAAAGTTATGGCTTAAGCATGACAATTGTTCAAGAACTTCAAAAAATGGACTTTCTAGTAGTGGATATTAGTTTTAAGGATTATGGATTTCAATATAAAAATTGGAAGCAAAAAATTATTAGTTGGTATAATAAAAAAATAAAAGGGAATAAACATTTCAAAAATGATTTGAAGTTTGCGCCTTACAAATCTAAAATTGATTCGATCATTGATAGCTATGAAAAATTTGATTATGCTTTATTTATTAGGGCAGATATTTACCCAAAATATATTCTTGATAAAGTAAGGAGAAAAACTCGAAAATTTATTGGTTATCAGTGGGATGGTTTATCTAGATATCCACGTATCAATGAATACATTCCGCTATTTGATAAATTTTTTGTGTTTGATAAAGAGGATGCTTTTAAAAATAATCGAGTAATACCGATTAC from Rhizosphaericola mali includes:
- a CDS encoding glycosyltransferase family 2 protein, whose amino-acid sequence is MNKTNTSQILNLENSDAIFWEPIRNLKDSAWAGHIPFAHWIMSIFHPNIFVELGTHSGVSYSAFCNSVKKNKFDTKCFAIDTWLGDSQAGLYSKDIFGELDEFNKNNFANFSTLIRSTFDDAVKSFDDDSIDLLHIDGFHSYDAVNHDFETWLPKMKENGIVILHDTNETQEGFGVWKFWKELENKYVNHFHFLHCHGLGIVYLGSELPFNLLSFFQNSEYDTELIRNIFSTVGGKYEKELQLILEQDNFQHINLEQKNQYEEKILSLENHFEDVKHYWEENEKEIIEEKNNQLQILKDSFKSELNGKTKEINSLYSNIWLFNTQVQSLEKDSLWRYLRKHPGLKRFLTKYIGYIRASLKGRLKQERKRYKRAQRHVPIIENSSFFDQDWYKRKYFDVVYSGFSPAMHYALFGKDGRLPSPLFNAQMYQDQYHDVKNSDFVPLVHYELHGKLENRYFQDCKDIDQSHIKIDALAQNTLVIEENRLYENWQEIIEKPHNEGLLQRLEVINDFDKKDANYVPLFSIIVPTYNTPKKLLEKCINSVLNQTFQNWELCIADDASTNKSTISTLKYFEKKDSRIKVDYRKENGHISAASNSALKFANGQFIVLLDHDDELVHTALQEVAMSISENPDAKIFYSDEDKYDRDGNRIHPYFKPDFSLDLLFSQNYICHLAVYQKKIIEKIGGFRVGFEGSQDYDLILRAVREVGDEKLIIHIPRILYHWRMTDSSTASSHENKPYAAIAGQKALQSYFDFDNSGVQVSMLTDGRYKTSWPIPNPSPLISLIIGTRDGYEELKTCIDSILIKTKYPNFEIIIVDNQSTDKETLQYFDALRSNPKISVISYNDHFNYSAINNLGVQSAKGDIIGLLNNDIEILNEDWLSEMVSLCLRKDIGCVGAKLLYPDGTIQHAGVVLGLGGIAGHPHKFNRSDAEGYFRLLKIVHNVSAVTGAALLVKKEIFLEVGGLDEKDLKVAFNDVDFCIKVREAGYRNIWTPFATIRHHESKSRGEDNTPEKYDRFMNEIEVMKKRWGHLLFRDPYYNPNLSLENQGYTIIIS
- the typA gene encoding translational GTPase TypA; this translates as MDIRNIAIIAHVDHGKTTLVDRILHSTNVFRDNQETGELIMDSNPLERERGITIFSKNAAVTYKGIKINVIDTPGHSDFGGEVERVLKMADGVILLVDAFEGPMPQTRFVLQKALQLNLKPIVVINKVDKDNCRPDEVHDQVFELFFNLDATEEQLDFPTFYGSGKNGWFNDSLTPSEDITPLMDGILKYVPEPKVSEGPLQMQITSLDYSSFLGRIAVGKVTRGSIKEGQNIALMQTDGVVKRNKVKELYVFEGMGKRKVDEVVAGDICAVVGLEGFNIGDTISDFEVQEALPAIKVDEPTMSMMFGINTSPFFGRDGKFVTSRHLRDRLLAETEKNLALRIQDTDSADKFLVFGRGILHLGVLIESMRREGYELTVGQPQVLTKTIDGKKHEPFETLVVDVPADFSGKVIDLVTQRKGEMNVMESKGDMQHLEFEIPSRGLIGLRSNMLTATAGEAIMAHTFIDYKPWKGPIPSRNNGVLISKNQGTTTAYSIDKLQDRGTFFIDPGDEVYIGQIIAEHIKPGDLNVNATEGKKLTNMRASGSDGTVRITPKKEMTLEECMEYIQEDECIEVTPKVIRLRKVYLDENDRKRFSKGAKMEA
- a CDS encoding glycosyltransferase family 4 protein, giving the protein MKKILLDVERMKYANNGLFHFCSQLINAIASQPNFQQNEQFSLFAPPAIIEDYKDAFEIFKFRSLYKFFLPFTGKYDIWHSTFQNTRYFPYHFRGKIVYTVHDFNFMYEAKFETKRVQILKDIQKKVDRADVIVAISKFVKSEIEKYCQVDVAKIVVIYNGCNILEKPKFEAPKVKPNLPFFFTIGTILEKKNFKVLPSMLLKNDYDLVIAGEHSDYSYCQKIWERAKYFGVSKRVRLIGAISDNEKNWYLKNCQALPFPSLAEGFGLPVLEAMHFGKPTILSKLTSLPEIGGAQAYYYDNFEPDHIAERTMEVMADYNTDVLGKSDAIKAHAGQFTWEGAAKKYNEIYKRLLD
- a CDS encoding glycosyltransferase family 92 protein produces the protein MKKIINLIKSLFFFKAKKIDNCYISICCIQKDENEYLLEWIDYHQKIGVEHFYIYNNDSQISPKPLLRKHLKSGLVTLINIPGKNQQLNAYNLCIQKYGSLSKWIAFIDIDEFIVPKSTNGNLREFLEKFEDYGAVGVNWLIFGSNGHKVRNGESVINKFLKRSAGSTLINTHIKSIVQPKYVLRNDNPHFFWYLDDKFCVNENYEKINGPFSPHSSEKIQINHYQCKSEEEYMDRIKRGCADGRPDVYKMQSFFDVDKIANEVIDESAVNIYNKLKKL